One genomic segment of Theobroma cacao cultivar B97-61/B2 chromosome 6, Criollo_cocoa_genome_V2, whole genome shotgun sequence includes these proteins:
- the LOC108662432 gene encoding uncharacterized protein LOC108662432 has product MVQEAERGVQVIREKMPMAQSHHKSCTNNRCKPLEFEVGDYVFLKISPTKRVKRFGKKGKLSPRYIDSFEVLKRISIVAYHLALPPNLSNVHLVFHVPMLRKYVPNPSHVIWYDEVQLQNGLGYKEQPIAILGRQVNGFTPRILLR; this is encoded by the coding sequence ATGGTCCAAGAAGCTGAACGAGGTGTTCAGGTAATTCGAGAAAAGATGCCAATGGCTCAAAGTCATCATAAGTCTTGCACCAATAATAGGTGCAAACCCTTGGAATTTGAAGTTGGCGATTATGTGTTCTTGAAAATCTCACCAACCAAGAGAGTGAAAAGATTTggaaagaaagggaaattgAGCCCTAGATACATCGACTCCTTTGAGGTGTTAAAGCGTATTAGCATAGTTGCTTATCACTTGGCGTTACCACCCAACTTATCCAATGTTCATCTAGTATTTCATGTGCccatgcttaggaagtatGTTCCTAATCCTTCGCATGTGATATGGTATGATGAAGTCCAGTTACAAAACGGACTTGGTTATAAGGAGCAACCCATAGCCATATTGGGTCGACAAGTCAACGGCTTCACTCCAAGGATACTGCTTCggtga